A stretch of Paenibacillus mucilaginosus 3016 DNA encodes these proteins:
- a CDS encoding ABC transporter permease: protein MIYFRYMSLHFRSQLQYRASFWLLTLGQFFIPFSVFAGLYLMFERFGQLQGWSFFEAALCFAVIHLAFSLSECFARGFDSFSSLVGGGEFDRLLVRPRSTAVQVLGSRFEFNRIGRLVQSAIVLVWAVSSLPVAWTAAKAFTLVLMIVGGTLIFTGIYMLAATLCFWTIQGLEVANIFTDGGREMAQYPLNIYQKWVTVFFTFIIPFGCVSYLPLLFILDRVQGPPLLYMLMPLGGAVFVLPCLLVWLVGVRYYRSTGS, encoded by the coding sequence ATGATCTATTTTCGCTACATGTCGCTGCATTTCCGGTCCCAGCTGCAGTACCGCGCTTCGTTCTGGCTGCTGACGCTCGGTCAGTTCTTCATCCCCTTCTCCGTCTTCGCGGGCCTGTATCTCATGTTCGAGCGCTTCGGGCAGCTGCAGGGGTGGAGCTTCTTTGAAGCGGCGCTCTGCTTCGCGGTCATCCATCTCGCATTCTCGCTGAGCGAATGCTTCGCCCGCGGCTTCGACTCCTTCTCGTCCCTCGTGGGAGGGGGCGAGTTCGACCGCCTGCTCGTCCGCCCGCGCAGCACGGCGGTTCAGGTGCTCGGCTCCCGGTTCGAATTCAACCGGATCGGCCGCCTTGTACAGAGTGCCATCGTCCTCGTATGGGCGGTAAGCAGCCTGCCTGTGGCATGGACGGCCGCCAAAGCCTTCACGCTCGTGCTGATGATCGTCGGAGGCACGCTGATTTTCACCGGGATCTATATGCTGGCCGCCACGCTGTGCTTCTGGACGATCCAGGGCCTCGAGGTCGCCAATATCTTCACCGACGGGGGCCGGGAGATGGCGCAGTATCCGCTGAACATTTATCAAAAATGGGTGACGGTCTTCTTCACCTTCATCATCCCGTTCGGCTGCGTAAGCTACCTGCCGCTCCTGTTCATTCTGGACCGCGTGCAGGGTCCTCCCCTGCTGTATATGCTGATGCCCCTGGGCGGCGCTGTGTTCGTGCTGCCCTGCCTGCTTGTCTGGCTGGTCGGCGTGCGCTATTACCGGTCGACGGGGTCTTGA
- a CDS encoding GNAT family N-acetyltransferase, whose amino-acid sequence MGAYGVEYRMNAPLTAAELAEVFRRSGMTRPVDDPARLQRMIDGADETVTAWDGGRLVGVARAVTDYAFCCCLSDLAVDPEYQGQGVGSRMVQLLRDKLGEEVSYVLLSAPGAVEFYPKIGFDRADKAFVIRRKR is encoded by the coding sequence ATGGGGGCGTATGGGGTGGAGTATCGCATGAATGCGCCTTTGACGGCGGCGGAGCTGGCGGAGGTGTTCCGGCGGTCGGGGATGACCCGGCCGGTCGATGACCCGGCGCGCCTGCAGCGCATGATTGACGGAGCGGACGAAACGGTGACGGCATGGGACGGCGGGCGGCTGGTCGGGGTCGCCCGGGCGGTGACCGACTATGCGTTCTGCTGCTGCCTCTCCGATCTGGCCGTTGACCCTGAATATCAGGGGCAGGGGGTCGGCAGCCGCATGGTACAGCTGCTTCGGGACAAGCTCGGGGAAGAGGTATCCTACGTACTGCTTTCCGCTCCGGGAGCAGTGGAGTTTTATCCGAAGATCGGCTTTGACCGTGCGGACAAAGCCTTTGTGATCCGAAGGAAGCGATAG
- a CDS encoding S-layer homology domain-containing protein produces MKRYTFCLTLLLAASLTSQADAAVVLPPEAQQSYARTELQELADRGVMPDELLARPQEAISREHFIGVLARALSLELAPLPAEPTFTDMPADHPSYPYIEAAVKAGLVQGVGSGRFGTGLPLNRESMVVLYVRALGLPSGGKGSQLTFTDKDAISPWALDAVGAAVEYGLISGFPDHAFRPQGITTLEQAASVTARYLRSEDTAARDKEKEEATDPSPAPAQSGTGSGSPASGGASPAPSSSGGGSGSPDSSSDDDDDNDAGDTPASPQPSPDPEPAADVEIIQIY; encoded by the coding sequence TTGAAACGATATACCTTCTGCCTCACTTTACTCCTCGCCGCTTCCTTAACCTCACAGGCGGATGCGGCCGTCGTGCTGCCGCCGGAGGCGCAGCAGTCCTATGCCCGGACCGAGCTTCAGGAGCTGGCCGACCGCGGGGTGATGCCGGATGAGCTGCTGGCTCGTCCGCAGGAGGCGATCAGCCGCGAGCACTTCATCGGCGTGCTCGCAAGGGCGCTGTCTCTTGAGCTGGCTCCCCTGCCTGCTGAGCCAACCTTCACGGATATGCCGGCGGACCATCCCTCTTATCCTTACATCGAAGCCGCCGTGAAGGCGGGTCTGGTACAGGGCGTAGGAAGCGGACGCTTCGGAACGGGACTGCCGCTGAACAGGGAAAGCATGGTGGTCCTGTATGTGCGCGCGCTGGGTCTGCCGAGCGGCGGCAAGGGCAGCCAGCTGACGTTCACGGACAAGGACGCGATCTCCCCGTGGGCACTGGATGCGGTCGGCGCCGCGGTGGAGTACGGACTGATCTCCGGCTTCCCGGACCATGCATTCCGGCCGCAGGGCATCACGACCCTCGAACAGGCCGCTTCCGTCACCGCGCGGTACCTCCGGTCGGAAGATACGGCGGCGCGTGACAAGGAAAAAGAGGAAGCCACGGACCCTTCGCCTGCCCCGGCCCAGTCCGGAACGGGCAGCGGCAGCCCTGCTTCCGGCGGAGCCTCCCCCGCCCCCTCCTCATCAGGCGGAGGAAGCGGCAGCCCGGACTCCTCTTCGGACGATGACGATGACAATGATGCCGGTGACACTCCCGCGTCTCCCCAGCCTTCTCCGGATCCGGAGCCTGCGGCGGACGTTGAAATCATCCAAATTTATTAA
- a CDS encoding stalk domain-containing protein — MKRWIAGITLMAALSAGTAASAADSVQAVLFDAAYRFGGKLAQVGGEYVSLNYNGHAYVPIRFVAEQAGLKVEYDESTRTVNIDRAGSYVAEAVALELAKLADPDAEGVVWKAELVEHGWKAGDAAGAVEGPVWIVTGTDPGGTRTEVVLHAETGEQVAFKELGVNLPNLDAAYGLVFASLVDGNKEQGGPGAYIAVDPRGLERLENEQFTALLGKLGEYRVPVLKASLEELKRQGRVNTEGNNAIEGVLLGLEQTKVEGSRLVVDAYLYKTALGAEGRRFVLELQAGVWKLVSEEAGWTA, encoded by the coding sequence ATGAAGCGATGGATTGCAGGAATCACATTGATGGCGGCATTGTCCGCAGGTACGGCGGCTTCGGCAGCGGACTCGGTGCAGGCGGTTCTTTTTGACGCGGCCTACCGGTTCGGGGGAAAGCTGGCGCAGGTGGGCGGGGAGTACGTCAGCCTGAATTATAACGGGCATGCGTATGTGCCGATCCGATTCGTAGCCGAGCAGGCCGGATTGAAGGTGGAATACGACGAGAGTACCAGGACAGTGAACATCGACCGTGCGGGAAGCTATGTGGCGGAGGCGGTGGCACTGGAGCTGGCCAAGCTGGCGGACCCGGATGCCGAGGGCGTTGTGTGGAAGGCCGAACTGGTTGAACATGGATGGAAGGCCGGCGATGCGGCTGGAGCGGTGGAAGGTCCGGTGTGGATAGTGACGGGCACTGATCCGGGGGGCACCCGCACGGAAGTTGTACTCCACGCGGAGACGGGGGAACAGGTCGCCTTCAAGGAGCTGGGAGTGAATCTCCCGAATCTGGATGCGGCCTACGGCCTTGTTTTTGCTTCGCTTGTGGATGGGAACAAGGAGCAGGGGGGTCCGGGAGCCTATATCGCCGTCGATCCCCGAGGGCTGGAGAGGCTGGAGAATGAGCAGTTCACAGCTCTGCTGGGCAAGCTGGGGGAATATCGGGTCCCGGTCCTGAAGGCGTCATTGGAGGAGCTGAAGAGGCAGGGCCGGGTGAACACCGAAGGGAACAACGCGATTGAGGGCGTGCTGCTCGGCTTAGAGCAGACGAAAGTGGAAGGCAGCCGGTTGGTCGTCGACGCCTATCTGTACAAGACGGCTCTCGGGGCGGAGGGCAGGCGGTTTGTGCTGGAACTGCAGGCGGGTGTATGGAAGCTGGTATCGGAAGAAGCGGGTTGGACGGCATGA
- a CDS encoding ABC transporter ATP-binding protein — MNINREPVITLKDIGKSFRVAKRAAGLGKAFKALFAREYKVVEALQEISFEIREGEIVGYIGPNGAGKSTTIKVMSGILVPDRGTCSIMGYTPWKNRVDYVRGIGVVFGQRSQLWWDVPVIDSFEMLRDIYSIPFPVYRANLDMLTETLGLTDILHVPVRQLSLGQRMRCEIAASLLHDPKILFLDEPTIGLDAASKIAVRQFIKTINQEKGVTVILTTHDMSDIEALADRILMIGRGRLLYDGTLDELRGRFGTQRTLTADFRTHPEPVEIPGTLRLSWTPERAVYSMDTEHVRIDRVISRLSEEVELLDVSVETKPVDELILRLYEEHQV, encoded by the coding sequence ATGAACATCAATCGGGAGCCCGTGATTACGCTGAAGGACATCGGCAAATCGTTCCGGGTGGCGAAGCGGGCGGCCGGGCTCGGCAAGGCCTTCAAAGCGCTGTTCGCCCGCGAGTATAAAGTGGTGGAGGCGCTTCAGGAGATTTCTTTTGAGATCCGGGAAGGGGAGATTGTAGGGTACATCGGCCCCAATGGAGCGGGCAAGTCCACGACGATCAAAGTCATGAGCGGAATTCTTGTTCCCGACCGGGGGACGTGCAGCATTATGGGCTACACGCCGTGGAAGAACCGGGTGGACTATGTCCGCGGAATCGGGGTCGTGTTCGGACAGCGCTCGCAGCTGTGGTGGGATGTGCCGGTGATCGATTCGTTCGAGATGCTGAGGGATATTTACAGCATTCCATTTCCTGTTTACCGGGCCAATCTGGATATGCTGACAGAGACCCTCGGGCTCACCGATATCCTCCATGTTCCTGTAAGGCAGCTCAGTCTCGGGCAGCGGATGCGCTGCGAGATTGCGGCTTCGCTCCTCCATGATCCGAAGATCCTGTTCCTCGATGAGCCGACGATCGGGCTTGATGCAGCCAGCAAGATCGCGGTCCGGCAGTTTATCAAGACGATCAATCAGGAGAAAGGCGTCACCGTCATCCTCACGACCCATGATATGAGCGATATTGAAGCGCTGGCCGACCGGATTCTGATGATCGGCAGAGGCAGGCTGCTCTACGACGGGACGCTGGATGAACTGCGGGGACGGTTCGGCACCCAGCGGACGCTGACCGCGGATTTCCGTACGCACCCCGAGCCTGTCGAGATTCCGGGAACGCTCAGGCTCTCCTGGACACCGGAGCGGGCGGTCTACAGCATGGATACGGAGCACGTGCGGATCGACCGGGTGATCTCCCGGCTCTCCGAAGAGGTGGAGCTGCTTGATGTGTCGGTGGAGACGAAGCCGGTCGACGAGCTGATCCTCAGGCTGTATGAGGAGCACCAGGTATGA
- a CDS encoding DUF1697 domain-containing protein — MAVYIALLRGINVSGKKIIKMEDLRSLLESMGLQQVRTYIQSGNAVYSAAAGAQEALAERISAALKLKYGFEVGVIVKTPDELEAALRGNPFAAGSVGAAQEETGEKRYYSFLAKAPEPSAVETLQAYASEADDYRIVGDVAYILCRDSYGKSQFSNNFLEAKLKVMATTRNEATVRKLLDMGRAVEE, encoded by the coding sequence ATGGCCGTGTATATTGCACTGCTGCGCGGCATCAATGTCAGCGGTAAAAAGATCATTAAAATGGAGGACCTGCGCAGCCTGCTGGAATCGATGGGGCTGCAGCAGGTGCGGACGTATATCCAGAGCGGCAATGCCGTGTACTCCGCGGCTGCCGGGGCTCAGGAGGCCTTGGCGGAGCGGATCTCCGCCGCGCTGAAGCTGAAGTACGGCTTCGAGGTCGGGGTGATCGTCAAGACCCCGGACGAGCTCGAGGCCGCTCTGCGCGGCAATCCCTTCGCGGCCGGCAGTGTCGGTGCGGCGCAGGAGGAGACGGGGGAGAAGCGGTATTATTCCTTTCTCGCGAAGGCTCCGGAGCCTTCGGCCGTGGAGACGCTGCAGGCCTATGCCAGCGAGGCGGATGACTACCGGATCGTGGGCGACGTGGCCTATATTCTGTGCCGGGACTCGTACGGGAAGTCGCAGTTCTCGAATAACTTCCTCGAGGCGAAGCTGAAGGTCATGGCAACCACACGCAATGAGGCGACCGTCCGGAAGCTCCTGGACATGGGGCGGGCGGTGGAGGAGTAA
- a CDS encoding multidrug resistance efflux transporter family protein, translating into MRPILLGILAAFFFAFTFVLNRSISLSGGSWMWSASLRYFFMVPLLLLLVGRHHLKPLWAEIRRAPGAWLLWSTVGFGLFYAPLCFASDYSPGWLIAGTWQITILSGSLLAPLFKQEKDGVPVRGRIPWGGLGFSLIILAGIVLIQAEHFSWEDPSALWLGFLPVLLASFAYPLGNRKMMDVCGGRLSAPQRLLGMTLLSLPFWLLLAAGGWVQSGLPSSGLVMQSALVAVLSGIIATALFFQATDAVRGDMQKLSAVEATQSLEVLFAVIGEVILLSAPLPALWGWLGMGLICLGMAAQSLWTVRAARRSKRLTPPLSG; encoded by the coding sequence ATGCGCCCGATCTTGCTGGGCATATTGGCCGCTTTCTTCTTCGCCTTCACCTTCGTGCTCAACCGTTCGATCTCGCTCTCCGGGGGCTCCTGGATGTGGAGCGCCTCGCTGCGGTATTTCTTCATGGTGCCCCTGCTGCTGCTCCTCGTCGGCCGGCACCATCTGAAACCGCTGTGGGCGGAGATCCGGAGAGCCCCCGGCGCCTGGCTCCTGTGGAGCACCGTCGGCTTCGGCCTGTTCTACGCCCCGCTGTGCTTCGCATCCGACTACAGTCCCGGCTGGCTTATTGCGGGCACCTGGCAGATCACGATCCTCTCCGGCTCGCTGCTAGCCCCCCTGTTCAAGCAGGAGAAGGACGGCGTGCCCGTCCGCGGCCGCATTCCCTGGGGCGGTCTCGGCTTCTCGCTGATCATCCTGGCGGGGATCGTCCTGATCCAGGCGGAGCACTTCTCCTGGGAGGACCCGTCCGCCCTGTGGCTCGGCTTCCTGCCGGTGCTTCTCGCCTCGTTCGCCTATCCGCTCGGCAACCGCAAGATGATGGACGTCTGCGGCGGCCGGCTCAGCGCCCCTCAGAGGCTGCTCGGCATGACGCTGCTCAGCCTGCCGTTCTGGCTGCTGCTGGCCGCCGGCGGGTGGGTCCAGTCGGGCCTTCCGTCCTCCGGGCTGGTCATGCAGTCCGCGCTGGTCGCCGTGCTGTCGGGGATCATCGCGACGGCCCTCTTCTTCCAGGCTACGGATGCGGTCCGCGGCGATATGCAGAAGCTGAGCGCCGTGGAAGCGACCCAGTCGCTCGAGGTGCTGTTCGCCGTAATCGGCGAAGTGATCCTCCTCTCTGCGCCGCTGCCCGCCTTGTGGGGCTGGCTCGGCATGGGGCTGATCTGCCTAGGCATGGCCGCACAGAGCTTGTGGACCGTGCGTGCCGCACGCCGGTCCAAGCGCCTCACGCCGCCTCTCTCGGGCTGA
- a CDS encoding GNAT family N-acetyltransferase: MDIRKVGAGEPLPMKLLLLADPSRKLVEEYTVRGECYTAHGEDGRVVGVYVLLPTRPDTAELVNVAVDEAHQGRGIGKRLVLHAVARARELGFRTIEVGTGSTGVGQLALYQKCGFRMTGIDRDFFVRHYSEPIYENGMQLFDMVRLSQDL; this comes from the coding sequence ATGGATATACGCAAGGTGGGAGCGGGGGAGCCGCTCCCGATGAAGCTGCTGCTCCTCGCGGACCCTTCCCGGAAGCTGGTGGAAGAGTACACGGTCCGCGGCGAGTGTTATACCGCTCACGGCGAGGATGGCCGGGTCGTTGGAGTCTATGTGCTCCTTCCGACCCGGCCGGACACGGCCGAGCTGGTCAATGTGGCGGTAGATGAAGCCCATCAGGGCCGGGGGATCGGCAAGCGGCTGGTCCTGCATGCCGTTGCCCGTGCCAGGGAGCTCGGCTTCCGCACCATTGAAGTCGGCACGGGAAGCACCGGGGTCGGGCAGCTGGCCCTGTACCAGAAGTGCGGTTTCCGCATGACCGGGATCGACCGGGATTTTTTCGTCAGGCACTACAGCGAACCGATCTACGAGAACGGCATGCAGCTGTTTGATATGGTGCGGCTGAGCCAGGACTTGTAA
- a CDS encoding S41 family peptidase — translation MTPRRLHSLLLSAFLAGNLLLGAAAVPSSAAAAEEYIACAPAEQDTVSAQVYDGSSDPLPQTDLEAVRKCLQNTYLYDIPDEILQLDSIQEMIAAVKERFHDPYTRYVTAEEYEAFLDAINREYGGIGTVLDGAPGGVSITSVTPGSPAEEAGLLAGDLITAADGVLLAGMPVSEAAALLKGVPGTVVDLTVLRDGHPLHVGVTRAVIDLPQVTGELLDGHIGYIRIATMGNETTEQFLAAADQLAAEEADSYILDLRGNGGGYILPAFEIADFLLPPGSRLIGLGSKLDTLYLDSSTGPLWDPGKPVLLLVDRNTASAAEILTASLQDNHAVYTLGENTYGKGVGQSNVPLPEGGMLFLTDTEFIRASSGEGYNHTGLQPDLNLAALPADDWLRIAAMLLHPEAGMKDGDLRLRLGDQVIELSGESLRQEQNTAAFRHLLQKAETDSVELRSGSAWIAAGDEAVEKLWPLYYPGFKDMGAMEQVPLDKTFHVVFSQSMNPDSVTPERVRLVEKETGHEVPVTVGWSRTDELHIVPAEPLTAGTAYWLAVQPPMQSAAGTPLKSGAVLEVTTVD, via the coding sequence ATGACACCAAGACGTCTGCACTCCCTGCTTTTATCCGCCTTCCTGGCCGGTAACCTGCTGCTTGGGGCCGCTGCCGTCCCTTCTTCTGCAGCGGCGGCCGAAGAGTACATAGCCTGTGCTCCCGCCGAGCAGGATACGGTATCTGCGCAGGTGTATGACGGCAGCAGCGACCCGCTGCCGCAAACCGATCTTGAGGCGGTGCGGAAGTGCCTGCAAAATACATATCTGTACGATATCCCTGATGAGATTCTGCAGCTGGACTCGATTCAGGAGATGATCGCTGCGGTCAAGGAGCGCTTCCACGATCCCTATACGAGATACGTCACAGCCGAAGAGTATGAAGCCTTCCTCGATGCCATTAATCGAGAATACGGCGGGATTGGCACCGTTCTGGATGGCGCACCCGGGGGAGTGTCCATCACCTCCGTAACTCCGGGCTCACCGGCTGAAGAAGCCGGTCTGCTGGCCGGGGATCTTATTACGGCTGCGGATGGCGTCCTGCTCGCCGGCATGCCCGTATCGGAAGCGGCAGCCCTCCTCAAAGGCGTTCCGGGGACCGTCGTGGATCTGACCGTTCTGCGGGACGGCCACCCTTTGCATGTGGGAGTCACCCGTGCCGTCATCGACCTGCCCCAAGTAACCGGGGAGCTGCTCGACGGGCATATCGGTTACATCCGCATAGCGACCATGGGCAACGAAACGACGGAACAGTTTCTGGCCGCAGCGGACCAACTGGCTGCGGAAGAAGCCGACAGCTATATCCTGGATCTGCGGGGGAACGGAGGCGGATACATCCTGCCCGCGTTCGAGATTGCCGACTTCCTGCTTCCTCCCGGCAGCCGGTTAATCGGCTTAGGCTCCAAGCTGGACACCCTGTATCTCGACTCCTCCACCGGGCCCTTGTGGGATCCCGGCAAGCCCGTCCTTCTGCTGGTTGACCGCAATACGGCAAGCGCAGCAGAGATTCTGACCGCTTCGCTTCAGGATAACCATGCCGTATACACGCTGGGGGAGAACACCTATGGCAAGGGTGTCGGTCAATCCAACGTTCCGCTGCCCGAAGGAGGGATGCTCTTCCTGACGGACACGGAATTCATCCGCGCCTCCAGCGGCGAAGGCTATAACCATACCGGCCTGCAGCCGGATCTGAACCTCGCCGCTCTGCCGGCGGACGATTGGCTTCGGATTGCCGCCATGCTGCTCCATCCCGAGGCAGGCATGAAGGACGGCGACCTCCGGCTCCGGCTTGGAGACCAGGTCATCGAGCTCTCGGGCGAGAGCCTCCGGCAGGAACAGAATACGGCAGCCTTCCGCCATCTGCTGCAGAAGGCGGAGACCGATTCCGTCGAGCTCCGCAGCGGCAGTGCCTGGATTGCGGCCGGGGATGAAGCGGTCGAGAAGCTATGGCCGCTGTACTACCCCGGCTTCAAGGATATGGGAGCCATGGAGCAGGTGCCTCTCGACAAAACGTTCCATGTCGTCTTCTCGCAGAGCATGAATCCTGACTCTGTCACACCGGAGCGCGTACGGCTGGTCGAGAAGGAAACGGGGCATGAGGTGCCTGTAACGGTGGGCTGGAGCCGGACGGACGAGCTGCATATCGTTCCCGCAGAGCCCTTGACGGCAGGCACCGCCTACTGGCTTGCCGTTCAGCCGCCAATGCAGTCCGCCGCAGGAACTCCGCTGAAGAGCGGCGCCGTGCTGGAAGTAACTACAGTGGACTGA
- a CDS encoding ABC transporter permease: protein MRAYVSVCRMRFLNGLQYRAAALAGVATQLFFGLIFIMVYIAFYNGSTVQAPISLQDIVAYIWLQQIFLAFIMLWARDNEIFQLITGGSIAYELCRPCGIYPFWFAKLLAQRLSSALLRCFPILLIVFFLPEPYRLSLPESPGAFALFLITLALGLLLVVSVSMLIYISVFWTLSPTGSILMVSVAGEFFAGMIMPIPLMPQWLQTITYVLPFRWAVDLPFRVYSGHIPADEALWGILIQLGWLAFLVGTGRLLLRRALRQVVVQGG from the coding sequence ATGAGGGCGTATGTATCGGTGTGCCGGATGCGCTTTCTGAACGGCCTGCAGTACAGGGCCGCCGCGCTGGCCGGTGTCGCCACGCAGCTGTTTTTCGGACTCATCTTCATCATGGTCTACATCGCCTTCTATAACGGGAGCACCGTGCAGGCTCCGATCTCCCTCCAGGACATTGTCGCATACATTTGGCTGCAGCAGATCTTCCTTGCCTTCATCATGCTGTGGGCGCGGGACAACGAAATCTTCCAGCTGATCACCGGGGGCAGCATCGCTTATGAATTGTGCCGCCCGTGCGGGATCTATCCGTTCTGGTTCGCCAAGCTGCTCGCCCAGCGTCTCTCCAGTGCGCTGCTCCGCTGTTTCCCGATTCTGCTCATCGTCTTCTTCCTGCCGGAGCCTTACCGGCTCTCTCTGCCCGAATCCCCGGGGGCGTTCGCTCTCTTCCTTATCACCCTTGCCCTGGGCCTGCTACTCGTGGTGTCGGTTTCGATGCTGATCTACATCTCCGTCTTCTGGACGCTGTCGCCGACCGGCTCCATCCTGATGGTCTCGGTAGCCGGCGAATTCTTTGCGGGCATGATTATGCCGATCCCGCTGATGCCGCAGTGGCTGCAGACCATCACGTATGTGCTCCCGTTCCGGTGGGCGGTCGACCTGCCGTTCCGGGTCTATTCGGGCCATATTCCGGCGGACGAAGCGCTCTGGGGGATTTTGATCCAGCTGGGCTGGCTGGCGTTTCTTGTCGGCACCGGCCGATTGCTTCTGCGGCGGGCGCTCCGCCAAGTTGTCGTACAGGGAGGGTGA
- a CDS encoding nitronate monooxygenase, translating to MKMTWHHPIIAAPMAGGVSTPALAAAVSNAGGLGFLAAGYKTADAMRAEIGALRKLTDAPFGMNLFVPGEDAVDEAALAAYAERMRKEAALYGVEPGRPVYEDDDWQGKLQVLRELSVPVVSFTFGCPSSEVVKQLQASGSTVVVTVTSRDEAVTAAEAGADALCVQGSEAGGHQAAFGNALPDREPQSLLELLREVREAAAVPLIAAGGLMHGADVAAVLREGACAAQLGTAFLLCPESGTHAVHRAALTDGRYAATALTRAFTGRRARGLVNRFMREYPDAPAAYPQLHHLTRPIRKAGGDCGDGEAMSLWAGQGYRLARALPASQLVEVLLREAAEAMPEAGGLPS from the coding sequence ATGAAGATGACATGGCACCATCCGATCATTGCGGCTCCAATGGCCGGAGGGGTATCGACGCCGGCATTGGCGGCCGCCGTATCGAATGCGGGAGGATTGGGCTTCCTGGCCGCAGGCTATAAGACGGCCGACGCCATGCGGGCGGAGATCGGGGCATTGAGGAAGCTGACCGATGCGCCGTTCGGTATGAACCTGTTCGTGCCGGGAGAGGATGCCGTGGACGAGGCGGCACTTGCTGCTTACGCGGAGCGGATGAGAAAAGAAGCTGCTCTGTACGGCGTAGAGCCCGGACGGCCGGTGTACGAAGATGATGATTGGCAAGGGAAGCTGCAGGTGCTCCGGGAGCTGAGCGTCCCGGTGGTCAGCTTCACGTTCGGCTGCCCGTCTTCCGAGGTCGTGAAGCAGCTGCAGGCCTCGGGCTCCACGGTCGTCGTTACGGTAACGTCACGGGACGAAGCGGTGACCGCGGCAGAAGCGGGGGCGGACGCACTGTGTGTGCAGGGCTCGGAGGCCGGCGGGCACCAGGCCGCGTTCGGCAATGCGCTGCCGGACCGGGAGCCGCAGAGCCTGCTGGAGCTGCTGCGGGAGGTCCGCGAGGCGGCTGCCGTGCCGCTGATCGCTGCCGGCGGCTTAATGCACGGGGCCGATGTGGCGGCGGTGCTGCGAGAGGGAGCCTGCGCGGCGCAGCTCGGCACGGCCTTCCTGCTCTGCCCGGAGAGCGGGACGCATGCGGTGCACCGGGCCGCACTGACGGACGGCCGATACGCGGCGACGGCGCTGACGAGGGCTTTTACCGGACGCCGGGCCCGCGGGCTGGTGAACCGGTTCATGCGGGAATACCCGGATGCCCCTGCGGCTTACCCGCAGCTGCACCACCTTACCAGGCCCATACGCAAAGCGGGGGGAGACTGCGGGGATGGGGAGGCCATGTCCCTGTGGGCGGGACAGGGATACCGCCTGGCCAGAGCGTTGCCCGCTTCACAGCTGGTCGAGGTGCTCCTGCGTGAAGCCGCCGAGGCGATGCCGGAGGCTGGCGGCCTGCCGTCTTGA